The Actinomadura graeca nucleotide sequence CTGACCAAGATCTACCGCAAGCTCAACGTGAAGCGCTTCGACCTGCGGTCCGCCCTCCAGCGGTCCGGTGCCGACATGGCGGACGATCCGGCTCCCGGCGTCCCGCGCGAGGACGGGAAGGTCCGCCTCGTGGGGGACGAGCCCCGGCCGCAGCAGGGCGGCGGCCGCAAGCTGTGGCCGGCAAACCGGAGCGTCGCCGCGTGCAACGGCTGCGGGTGAGGCGGCCCGCCCGCCGGTGAGGCGGCCGCACATCGGACTTCCGCGCCCGTGACGGCAGTGCCGGAGGTCCGCGTCAGTGCCGGACGTCCGCGTCGCGGACGTGCCGGCCCCCCGTCCCCAGCGCGGGGCCGGACGGCGGCAGCACGATTTCTCCGGCCTGCAGGGCGCCCTTGAGATCGAAGCGTTTCACGTTGAGCTTGCGGTAGGTGTTGGTCAGGTGCTGCTCCACCGTGCTGATCGTGATGTAGAGCTTCTTCGAGATCTCGCGGTTGGTGTAGCCGTCCGCGGCCAGGGACGCCACCCTCCGCTCGGCGTCGCTGAGCCTGAGACCGGGGACGCCGGGGCCCTCGTCGCCGTCCGGAGGGGCGGCCCTGCATGGGATCCCGCACTGCCGGGCGAGGGCGTCGGCCTTGGCGCCCAGTTCCCGGGCGCGTTCGTGCCCGCCGGTGCGGGAGTGGAGGTCGCCGAGGTCGCGCAGCGTGTGCGCCAGCTCCAGCCGGTCGCCGTAGCGTTCGAGCAGCTCGGCCGACCGTTCGAGCAGCGGCCGCCGGTCGGGGAGGCCGAGGGTGGCGGCCTTCACGCGCAGCGACATGCCGCGGGTCCGCAGATGGATCGGTGACACGAGGGCCAGCTGCTCGTCGGCGAGCCTCCTCGCCTCGCGTGGTTCCCGCCCCAGCGCGAGGAGCGTCTGGGCGGCGCCGAGCCGCCACGGCTCGATGGACGCGTCGGCCCGCATCGATCCGCACGCGCGGAAGTCGTACAGGGCGGCGTGGTACCGCTTCGCCGCCAGGTGGTGGCGTCCGCGGGCGTAGTAGTAGTGCTGGCCCATCGGGGTCCGGAACATGGCCTCGGGCACCGAGGTCTCCAGGAGGGCGGCCGCGTCGTCGTGCCGTCCGGTGGAGGTCCAGACCTGGATCATGCAGGAGAGCGGCAGCCCGGCGACGACGCCCCAGCCTTTGCGGGGGATCAGGTTCCACGCCGTCTCGGCCCGCTCCCCGGCGCCGGCGAGGTCTCCCTGCCGGAGGTCGATCAGTGACCGCAGCGCCGTGAACAGCGCGAGCCACGTCGGGCTGCGGCGGGTCGCCGCCTCCTCGACGAGGAGGTCGCACCACGGCGCGGACCTGGCCGGGCGGGCGCCGTAGACGAGCGTGCCCAGCGCGATCGACAGCGGCACGAACGTCTGCTCGCTGAGGCGAGAGCGTTCCAGGATGCGCTCGGCCGCGCCCAGCGCCCCGTCGATGTCGCCTCGGCGGAGCCTGGTCACGAGCAGGGGCTCCGCGTGGTCCCCGCCGTCGGACGGGGGCGCCGCGGCCGAGGGTGGTGCGGGCCGGGCGATCGTCCCGGGGCGCGCGGGACCGTGCGGTAGGGGGCCGTGCCGCACGGTGGTCCCGGGCTGCACGGGGTTGCCGGGCTGCACGGCGTCCCCCGGCCACGCGGGGGGCAGCAGCTCGGGGTACAGGTAGGACGGCCAGTGCTGGAGGGGGATGAGGTCGAGGACGGCCGGGTGCTCGTCGCTCTGCGCGCCGAGCCCGTTCCGCAGCATCGTGCCGACGGTCCGCAGCGCCTCCGACAGCCGTCCCTGCCACATCAGCGAGGTGAGCGGGGCCGTCGCGTACCGCTCGTCGAGCAGGTTCTCGCGGATGGCGAGGTCGCATTCCGGCAGCCGCCGCAGCACCATCGTGGGGTCGACGCGCCATTCGGCGTCGGCGAGCACGGCGGCGATGACCGCGCGCCGCCGCTCGTCGCCGCACATCTGGTGGGCGGCCCTGAGGTAGCGGATGCCGGTGTCGAGGTCGTCGCGGATCAGCGCCTGCTCGGCGGCCTCCCGCAGCGTGGGCAGGGCCCAGGGCGGCTCGCCGTGGTTGGACGCGACGATGTGCTCGGCCACCTCCGCGGCCGCCGCGCCCTCGGAGTGCAGCAGCTGGGCCGCCCGCAGGTGCAGGTCCCGCCGTTCCCCGGCGGGCATGCCGTCGGCGACGGCGGCCTGCGCCACCCCGTGGCGGAAGCGGCCGCCGTGCAGGACGCCCGCCGAGGCGAGCGTGGCGACGGCCCGTGCGGCCGACTCGGCGTCGATGTCGAGCAGCATCCCGAGCAGCCTCGGCGGCAGCGGCTTGTTCAGGACGGCCAGCGCGCGGGCCGCGTCCAGGACGGGGAACTCGTGGCGCCGCAGGAAGCCGACGACCGCGCGGCCGAAGGCCCGGCCCGCGAGGCCCTCGGGGACGAGCGGCTGGGGCCCGGCCGCGTAGTCCTCCAGGAGCGCCTCCACGAGCGCCGGGTTGCCGGCGCTCGTCTCGTGCAGGGCGGGCGCCAGGCGCCGGGCCGTGCCCGCGTCGAAGCGGCTGCGCAGGAGGTCCGCCACGTCGGCGGCCGACATCGGGCCGAGCTCGATCAGGCGGGAGTGGGGCTCGTGGAGGAACTCGGTGTGCAGCGGGGCCTTCGCGGTGTGGGGCCGCGTCCGCTCGGTGAGCACTGTGAGCAGCCGCGCGGAGCGCAGGCGGCGGACGAGGTACAGCAGGCACCGCAGCGAGGTCTCGTCGGCGTGGTGGACGTCGTCGACGCCGATCACGA carries:
- a CDS encoding helix-turn-helix transcriptional regulator encodes the protein MSPVKRNEEVAVLEELLTDSLLVRSRVAVISGGVATGKSSLLCSLERRARESGAIVLGAVASPLETGLPVGVLEQLFSSPELPDAMAERATRLLNSHRLPLLVWFRGMWDLLRGLTEHRPVVIGVDDVHHADETSLRCLLYLVRRLRSARLLTVLTERTRPHTAKAPLHTEFLHEPHSRLIELGPMSAADVADLLRSRFDAGTARRLAPALHETSAGNPALVEALLEDYAAGPQPLVPEGLAGRAFGRAVVGFLRRHEFPVLDAARALAVLNKPLPPRLLGMLLDIDAESAARAVATLASAGVLHGGRFRHGVAQAAVADGMPAGERRDLHLRAAQLLHSEGAAAAEVAEHIVASNHGEPPWALPTLREAAEQALIRDDLDTGIRYLRAAHQMCGDERRRAVIAAVLADAEWRVDPTMVLRRLPECDLAIRENLLDERYATAPLTSLMWQGRLSEALRTVGTMLRNGLGAQSDEHPAVLDLIPLQHWPSYLYPELLPPAWPGDAVQPGNPVQPGTTVRHGPLPHGPARPGTIARPAPPSAAAPPSDGGDHAEPLLVTRLRRGDIDGALGAAERILERSRLSEQTFVPLSIALGTLVYGARPARSAPWCDLLVEEAATRRSPTWLALFTALRSLIDLRQGDLAGAGERAETAWNLIPRKGWGVVAGLPLSCMIQVWTSTGRHDDAAALLETSVPEAMFRTPMGQHYYYARGRHHLAAKRYHAALYDFRACGSMRADASIEPWRLGAAQTLLALGREPREARRLADEQLALVSPIHLRTRGMSLRVKAATLGLPDRRPLLERSAELLERYGDRLELAHTLRDLGDLHSRTGGHERARELGAKADALARQCGIPCRAAPPDGDEGPGVPGLRLSDAERRVASLAADGYTNREISKKLYITISTVEQHLTNTYRKLNVKRFDLKGALQAGEIVLPPSGPALGTGGRHVRDADVRH